A region from the Mustela erminea isolate mMusErm1 chromosome 10, mMusErm1.Pri, whole genome shotgun sequence genome encodes:
- the POU3F1 gene encoding POU domain, class 3, transcription factor 1 yields the protein MATTAQYLPRGPGGGAGGTGPLMHPDAAAAAAAAAAAERLHAGAAYREVQKLMHHEWLGAGAGHPVGLAHPQWLPTGGGGGGDWAGGPHLEHGKAGGGGTGRADDGGGGGGGFHARLVHQGAAHAGAAWAQGGTAHHLGPAMSPSPGAGGGHQPQPLGLYAQAAYPGGGGGGLAGMLAAGGGGAGPGLHHALHEDGHEAQLEPSPPPHLGAHGHAHGHAHAGGLHAAAAHLHPGAGGGGSSVGEHSDEDAPSSDDLEQFAKQFKQRRIKLGFTQADVGLALGTLYGNVFSQTTICRFEALQLSFKNMCKLKPLLNKWLEETDSSSGSPTNLDKIAAQGRKRKKRTSIEVGVKGALESHFLKCPKPSAHEITGLADSLQLEKEVVRVWFCNRRQKEKRMTPAAGAGHPPMDDVYAPGELGPGGGGASPPSAPPPPPPAALHHHHHHTLPGSVQ from the coding sequence ATGGCCACCACCGCGCAGTACCTGCCGCGGGGCCCCGGTGGCGGAGCCGGGGGCACGGGACCGCTTATGCACCCGGACgccgcggcggcagcggcggcggcggcggccgccgAGCGGCTGCACGCGGGGGCCGCGTACCGCGAAGTGCAGAAGCTGATGCACCACGAGTGGCTGGGCGCGGGCGCGGGCCACCCCGTGGGCCTAGCGCACCCCCAGTGGCTACCCacgggaggaggcggcggcggcgactGGGCCGGGGGCCCGCACCTGGAACACGGCAAGGCGGGCGGTGGCGGCACCGGCCGAGCCGAcgacggcggcggcggaggaggaggTTTCCACGCGCGCCTGGTGCACCAGGGGGCGGCCCACGCGGGCGCTGCATGGGCGCAGGGCGGCACGGCGCACCACTTGGGCCCGGCCATGTCGCCGTCCCCAGGGGCCGGCGGGGGCCACCAGCCCCAGCCGCTCGGGCTGTACGCGCAGGCGGCCTAcccggggggcggcggcggcggcctggCCGGGATGCTGGCGGCAGGCGGCGGCGGTGCGGGACCCGGCCTGCACCACGCGCTGCACGAGGACGGCCACGAGGCGCAGCTGGAGCCGTCGCCTCCGCCGCACCTGGGCGCCCACGGACACGCACACGGACATGCACACGCGGGCGGCTTGCACGCGGCGGCGGCGCACCTGCACCCGGGCGCGGGCGGCGGTGGCTCGTCGGTGGGCGAGCACTCGGACGAGGACGCGCCCAGCTCGGACGACCTGGAGCAGTTCGCCAAGCAGTTCAAGCAGCGGCGCATCAAGCTGGGCTTCACACAGGCCGACGTGGGGCTGGCGCTGGGAACACTGTACGGTAACGTGTTCTCGCAGACCACCATCTGCCGCTTCGAGGCCCTGCAGCTGAGCTTCAAGAACATGTGCAAGCTCAAGCCGCTGCTCAACAAGTGGCTGGAGGAGACCGACTCGTCCAGCGGCAGCCCCACCAACCTGGACAAGATCGCGGCGCAGGGCCGCAAGCGAAAGAAGCGCACGTCCATCGAGGTGGGGGTGAAAGGCGCGCTCGAGAGCCACTTTCTCAAGTGTCCCAAGCCTTCGGCGCACGAGATCACCGGCCTGGCCGACAGCCTGCAGCTGGAGAAGGAGGTGGTGCGCGTCTGGTTCTGCAACCGGCGGCAGAAGGAGAAGCGCATGACCCCGGCGGCCGGCGCCGGCCACCCGCCCATGGACGACGTTTACGCACCGGGCGAGctggggccgggcgggggcggtGCATCGCCGCCCTcggcgcccccgccgccccccccggCCGCgctgcaccaccaccaccaccacacactgCCCGGCTCGGTGCAGTGA
- the UTP11 gene encoding probable U3 small nucleolar RNA-associated protein 11 has product MAAAFRKAAKSRQREHRERSQPGFRKHLGLLEKKKDYKLRADDYRKKQEYLRALRKKALEKNPDEFYYKMTRVKLQDGVHVIKETKEEVTPEQLKLMRTQDVKYIEMKRVAEAKKIERLKSELHLLDFQGKQQNKHVFFFDTKKEVEQFDVATHLRTAPELVDRVFNRPTLETLQKEKVKGVTQQTRLKRIAKERQKQYNCLTQRIEREKKLFVIAQKIQTRKDLLDKTQKVKVKKQTVNSPAIYKFQSRRKR; this is encoded by the exons CCTGGCTTTCGAAAACATCTGGGCCtgttggagaaaaagaaagattacaaACTTCGTGCAGA TGACTACCGAAAAAAACAGGAATACCTCAGAGCTCTCCGGAAGAAGGCTCTTGAAAAAAATCCAGATGAATTCTACTACAAAATGACTCGGGTTAAACTCCAG GATGGAGTTCACGTTATTAAGGAGACTAAGGAGGAAGTAACTCCAGAACAACTGAAACTGATGAGAACCCAGGAtgtcaaatatatagaaatgaaaagggTTGCGGAAGCTAAG aaaattgaaagactaaaatCAGAGCTCCATCTGCTGGATTtccaggggaagcagcagaatAAGCATGTGTTTTTTTTTGACACCAAAAAGGAAG TTGAGCAGTTTGATGTTGCCACTCACCTGCGAACAGCCCCGGAACTTGTTGACAGAGTCTTTAACAGACCAACACTAGAGACTTTgcagaaggagaaagtgaaggGGGTTACCCAGCAGACTCGACTGAAG CGGATAGctaaagaaagacaaaagcagtATAACTGCCTGACACAGCGGATTGAACGTGAGAAGAAATTGTTTGTTATTGCACAGAAAATTCAAACACGAAAAGATCTTCTG GATAAAACTCAGAAGGTGAAGGTGAAGAAACAAACCGTGAACTCTCCAGCTATTTACAAATTCCAAAGTCGTCGAAAACGTTGA